From Parasphaerochaeta coccoides DSM 17374, a single genomic window includes:
- a CDS encoding ComF family protein: MAYKKSGYRRLCGLCADLLEPSLAQSSHDCLIVPVPSQQKNVRKRGFDHMACICRELAARTNCGYASLLIHLQEEQKGLTRQQRLDSHGYALKHLLFFRRTAISRIPWKTMLLVDDVRTSGGTLHHCAGLLSNVFQMPIHGLVLCDEP; the protein is encoded by the coding sequence TTGGCTTATAAAAAATCAGGATATCGCCGACTCTGTGGCCTGTGCGCCGATTTGTTGGAGCCTTCGCTTGCTCAGTCTTCCCATGACTGTCTGATAGTCCCTGTCCCATCACAACAGAAGAATGTCAGGAAACGCGGGTTTGACCATATGGCGTGCATCTGTCGGGAACTTGCGGCGCGGACGAATTGTGGCTATGCTTCCTTGCTCATCCACTTGCAGGAAGAACAGAAAGGGCTTACTCGTCAACAGAGGCTTGACAGCCATGGATATGCTTTGAAGCATCTGCTTTTTTTCAGGAGGACTGCGATTTCCCGTATTCCATGGAAAACAATGCTCCTTGTGGACGATGTCAGGACGTCCGGTGGAACACTCCATCATTGCGCCGGTTTGCTTTCAAATGTTTTCCAAATGCCGATACACGGACTTGTCTTGTGCGATGAACCATGA
- the nusA gene encoding transcription termination factor NusA produces the protein MSTNLSEAIKSMVEEKGISQDLVISTIEDFLRAAYKRKFGTDANAVVQFSDDLSNVTLNARRIIVEDENYYDMTTEISLEEAEELVGKCEIGDELLVPIDLKEFDRISIQSAKQRSRQSLRDIQKDTTFKEYENKTGQLIIGYVQRQIGDDFYVDIGSTEGILPRRNQSSREVYRQGDKVKFYVEKVEKTDHGVRVVLSRTSAELVKLLFELEVPEIYDHSIEIHDIVREAGYRTKVAVYSHRDDIDPVGACVGLKGMRIQTIMKEIEGEKIDILKYDPNPEVFIRNALAPAEVKDVILLKQNERRALAIVDDTQLSLAIGKQGLNVRLANQLSDWIIEVKTEAQFAELDIASTARSRAEALFTDADEVEDVSDYEMTEDVPALRFDEGEVADEDYVTEEEDGDEGDLNLSELPIDAELIAKLNSHGIYTVGQYINLDDAELTSLDDVTVEEKQKLDEIFNEFVSIEEEHIYEDDDK, from the coding sequence ATGTCAACTAATCTGAGCGAAGCAATAAAAAGTATGGTTGAGGAAAAGGGAATCTCGCAGGATCTCGTCATTTCGACCATTGAGGACTTTCTTCGTGCCGCATATAAGAGAAAATTCGGAACCGACGCAAACGCTGTCGTCCAGTTTTCCGACGACCTGAGCAACGTGACCCTGAATGCCCGCCGCATCATCGTCGAGGATGAGAATTACTATGATATGACTACTGAGATTTCCTTGGAAGAAGCGGAGGAACTTGTAGGTAAGTGTGAGATTGGAGACGAACTGCTCGTTCCCATCGACCTGAAGGAGTTCGACCGCATCAGCATCCAGAGTGCCAAACAACGGAGCCGCCAGAGCCTGCGAGACATCCAGAAGGATACGACTTTCAAGGAATATGAGAACAAAACGGGTCAGTTAATCATAGGTTATGTACAACGGCAGATTGGTGACGACTTCTACGTTGATATCGGCTCGACGGAAGGTATCCTTCCCCGTCGTAACCAGAGCAGCAGGGAAGTATACCGACAGGGTGACAAGGTCAAATTCTATGTGGAAAAGGTCGAGAAAACCGACCATGGAGTGCGTGTCGTCCTGTCCCGCACCAGCGCCGAACTCGTCAAACTCCTGTTTGAATTGGAAGTTCCTGAAATCTATGATCACAGCATAGAGATACATGATATTGTACGCGAAGCAGGCTACCGTACCAAGGTTGCCGTGTATTCGCATCGTGATGACATCGACCCTGTCGGTGCTTGCGTTGGGTTGAAAGGAATGCGCATTCAGACTATCATGAAGGAGATAGAAGGGGAGAAAATCGACATATTGAAGTATGATCCCAATCCTGAGGTCTTCATCCGCAACGCTCTTGCGCCTGCCGAGGTGAAAGATGTCATCCTATTGAAACAGAATGAACGTCGAGCTCTGGCTATCGTCGATGATACGCAGCTTTCCTTGGCCATAGGTAAGCAAGGGTTGAATGTCCGTCTTGCGAACCAACTCTCTGACTGGATAATCGAGGTGAAGACTGAAGCTCAATTCGCTGAGCTTGACATTGCATCCACCGCACGCTCCCGTGCCGAGGCGCTGTTCACCGACGCAGATGAAGTCGAGGATGTTTCCGATTACGAAATGACTGAGGATGTGCCGGCACTTCGTTTTGATGAAGGCGAGGTTGCTGATGAAGACTATGTGACCGAGGAAGAAGATGGAGACGAAGGTGACTTAAACCTTTCCGAACTTCCGATTGATGCCGAGTTGATTGCCAAGCTGAATTCCCATGGCATCTATACCGTCGGTCAGTATATCAATCTGGACGATGCCGAACTGACTTCCCTGGACGATGTTACTGTCGAGGAAAAACAGAAACTGGATGAAATCTTCAACGAATTCGTGTCCATCGAAGAAGAACATATCTACGAAGATGACGACAAATGA
- a CDS encoding ribosome assembly cofactor RimP: MLKNELVSNEIYKELNPLVRSLGLDIVSVSRNVRQGASSVFLVIKASGRPTSVDDCAKVHRLVASRLEMLWQDRELSLEVSTPGLQRNFSDVQEFSLFTGDRVRIFDSQEEQWISGIIDEVSDAGVILTQVVGETAEPLAERMNIPYDRIKKAKLDYIWEDGAHVN; encoded by the coding sequence ATGTTGAAGAATGAACTAGTGAGCAATGAAATTTACAAGGAACTCAATCCGCTTGTCCGCTCTTTAGGACTGGACATCGTTTCGGTGTCCCGCAATGTGCGGCAAGGAGCTTCTTCGGTGTTCCTTGTCATCAAGGCGTCCGGCAGGCCGACATCAGTCGATGACTGTGCCAAGGTTCATAGGCTTGTCGCATCTCGGCTGGAGATGCTGTGGCAGGACAGAGAACTGTCGCTGGAAGTCTCGACGCCAGGGTTGCAGCGAAATTTCTCGGATGTCCAAGAATTCTCACTTTTTACTGGAGACAGGGTCAGGATATTTGACAGTCAGGAAGAACAGTGGATATCCGGTATCATCGATGAAGTTTCCGACGCTGGAGTAATTTTGACGCAGGTAGTCGGGGAAACCGCCGAGCCACTGGCCGAGAGAATGAACATCCCGTATGATCGAATCAAAAAAGCTAAACTTGACTACATCTGGGAGGATGGGGCACATGTCAACTAA